The Lacrimispora xylanolytica genome has a segment encoding these proteins:
- a CDS encoding response regulator transcription factor: protein MASVLVVDDEKLIVKGMRFSLEQDGMDVDCAYDGEEAISLAKQKEYDVVLLDVMLPKFDGYEVCQAIREFSEMPIIMLTAKGNDMDKILGLEYGADDYITKPFNILEVKARIKAIMRRNAKKGRRDRQDEGRLVTAGDLKLDRDSRRVFIGDKEINLTAKEFDLLELLTCNPGKVYSREQLLTFVWGNKAMDTGDVRTVDVHVRRLREKIEPSPSDPKYVHTKWGVGYYFRV from the coding sequence ATGGCAAGTGTTTTAGTAGTGGATGATGAAAAATTAATTGTGAAGGGCATGAGATTCAGCCTGGAGCAGGATGGCATGGACGTCGATTGTGCGTATGACGGAGAGGAAGCCATCAGTCTGGCAAAACAGAAGGAGTACGACGTGGTCTTACTTGATGTCATGCTTCCGAAGTTTGATGGTTATGAGGTCTGCCAGGCAATCAGAGAGTTTTCCGAGATGCCCATAATTATGCTGACAGCAAAGGGCAACGATATGGATAAGATTCTTGGACTGGAGTACGGGGCTGATGATTATATTACGAAACCTTTTAATATTCTGGAAGTAAAGGCAAGAATCAAGGCAATCATGCGCCGGAATGCCAAAAAGGGCAGACGGGATCGTCAGGATGAAGGACGTCTTGTTACCGCAGGAGATTTAAAGCTGGACCGTGACAGCAGACGTGTTTTTATTGGCGATAAGGAGATTAATCTGACCGCCAAGGAATTTGATCTGTTAGAGCTTTTGACCTGCAATCCTGGAAAGGTCTACAGCAGGGAACAGCTTCTTACGTTTGTTTGGGGGAATAAGGCCATGGACACCGGAGATGTCCGTACCGTTGACGTTCATGTGCGCCGTCTAAGAGAGAAGATAGAGCCTAGCCCAAGCGATCCGAAATATGTGCATACCAAATGGGGCGTTGGTTATTATTTCCGCGTCTAG
- a CDS encoding ComEA family DNA-binding protein, with amino-acid sequence MKYKKAKLILLVLCILISGICYTVSRFSYQRTDSTKLSPSTKEMEETSGTVSQEKISEESKGSSFSDALAEGSLPCYIHICGEVVFPGVYQLSEESRVFEAVEKAGGFTPQAAPEHLNMAERIRDGMKIVVLSREEAVTAGNPNSGETGKKDSKLNINTASKEELMTLRGVGEAKAGDIIKYRDSHGGFKRIEDIMNISGIKDAAFQKIKDDITV; translated from the coding sequence ATACCGTAAGCAGGTTTTCCTATCAGCGGACAGATAGTACCAAATTATCACCGTCAACAAAAGAGATGGAAGAAACCTCAGGCACTGTTTCCCAGGAAAAGATATCAGAAGAATCTAAGGGCAGCAGTTTCTCAGATGCATTGGCTGAGGGGAGTCTGCCCTGCTATATACATATCTGCGGAGAGGTGGTTTTTCCTGGCGTGTACCAGCTTTCAGAGGAAAGCAGAGTATTTGAGGCCGTGGAAAAGGCTGGAGGCTTCACCCCCCAGGCAGCACCGGAGCATTTGAATATGGCAGAACGGATCAGAGACGGCATGAAGATTGTGGTCTTAAGCAGAGAAGAAGCAGTGACCGCTGGAAATCCGAATTCAGGAGAAACCGGAAAGAAAGATTCCAAGCTTAATATAAACACTGCCTCAAAGGAAGAACTGATGACTTTAAGAGGTGTCGGAGAAGCCAAAGCGGGTGACATCATAAAGTACCGGGACAGCCACGGTGGATTTAAACGGATCGAGGATATTATGAATATATCCGGGATCAAGGATGCAGCATTTCAAAAGATAAAAGACGATATAACGGTTTAA
- a CDS encoding alpha/beta hydrolase, with protein sequence MRRKNVSVRGNLVREMMQNVMETSLKEPIQTGELRRNPVEPAWVCPAGYEYEIIENENSKMEYLRPVGVFTGRVILQLHGGGYIGPMKNIYRRFAVRYSKISYGGDVLTPDYRVAPENPYPAALKDALFAYQWLIEEKKYDPANIVIAGDSAGGGLGLALGLYLKDHNMPLPGGYIAMSAWTDLTNSGESYKTNYEIDPLFGNSTRNMLYDSSYVGENDPADPYISPLFGEFSQFPPVLLQAGSYEVLLSDTLSIAEKLKAAGVKHRLSVYDGMFHVFQMGLDLIPESREAWEEAEEFLRIIYHISVKPDGKVVRKVQNGEKKTVRDVTKLLIAMMKKELDG encoded by the coding sequence TTGAGAAGAAAAAATGTAAGCGTAAGAGGAAATCTGGTGAGAGAAATGATGCAAAACGTTATGGAAACATCCTTAAAAGAGCCCATACAGACCGGGGAATTAAGACGCAATCCCGTAGAACCTGCCTGGGTCTGTCCGGCTGGCTATGAATATGAAATCATAGAAAATGAGAATTCCAAAATGGAATATTTAAGGCCAGTAGGTGTCTTTACCGGCCGTGTCATCTTACAGCTTCACGGCGGCGGTTACATTGGTCCCATGAAGAACATTTACCGGAGATTTGCCGTCCGTTATTCCAAAATCAGCTATGGAGGGGATGTACTGACTCCGGACTACCGGGTAGCACCGGAAAATCCTTATCCTGCCGCTCTTAAGGATGCCCTGTTTGCTTACCAATGGCTGATAGAGGAGAAAAAGTACGACCCTGCCAACATCGTAATTGCAGGAGATTCAGCGGGCGGCGGCTTAGGTCTTGCCCTTGGTCTTTATTTAAAGGATCACAATATGCCTCTCCCCGGCGGCTACATCGCCATGTCTGCCTGGACGGATTTAACAAACAGCGGAGAAAGCTATAAGACCAACTATGAGATAGACCCTCTGTTTGGAAATTCCACCAGAAACATGCTTTACGATTCTTCCTATGTGGGAGAAAACGACCCAGCTGATCCTTACATTTCCCCTCTGTTTGGCGAATTCAGCCAGTTTCCTCCTGTTCTTTTACAGGCTGGAAGCTATGAGGTCCTTTTAAGTGATACCCTTTCCATCGCAGAAAAGCTGAAAGCAGCAGGAGTCAAGCACCGCCTTTCCGTATACGATGGCATGTTCCATGTATTCCAGATGGGCCTTGACCTGATTCCAGAAAGCCGGGAAGCCTGGGAAGAAGCCGAGGAGTTTTTAAGAATCATATATCATATCAGCGTAAAACCGGATGGAAAAGTAGTCCGAAAGGTACAAAACGGAGAGAAAAAAACAGTAAGAGACGTAACAAAGCTTCTCATCGCCATGATGAAAAAGGAGCTTGATGGATAG
- the rlmH gene encoding 23S rRNA (pseudouridine(1915)-N(3))-methyltransferase RlmH — translation MKITLVTVGKIKEKFYTDAISEYTKRLSRYCKLDIIQLPDEKTPDHAGEVLERQIKEKEGERILGSIKDGAYVIALAIEGEMLDSVKLSEKIDSLGIGGTSQIVFVIGGSLGLSDAVLKRADYKLSFSRMTFPHQLMRVILLEQVYRSYRIICGEPYHK, via the coding sequence ATGAAGATAACTTTGGTCACAGTCGGAAAGATCAAGGAAAAGTTTTACACCGACGCCATTTCAGAATATACGAAGAGACTGAGCCGCTACTGCAAGCTGGATATCATTCAGCTGCCGGATGAAAAAACACCGGATCATGCCGGCGAGGTGCTGGAACGCCAGATTAAGGAAAAAGAAGGGGAGCGGATCCTTGGTTCAATCAAAGACGGCGCTTATGTGATCGCCCTTGCCATTGAAGGAGAGATGCTGGATTCCGTCAAGCTATCTGAGAAAATTGACTCTCTTGGAATCGGAGGAACCAGCCAGATTGTATTTGTCATCGGCGGTTCCCTTGGGCTGTCAGATGCGGTACTAAAGCGGGCTGATTATAAGCTTAGCTTTTCAAGGATGACATTTCCTCATCAGCTGATGCGGGTAATACTACTGGAACAGGTTTACCGCAGCTACCGGATTATTTGTGGGGAGCCTTATCATAAGTAA
- a CDS encoding DUF6718 family protein, with product MCYLVAKKFEENGCIAVKTRHGKALADFAENLQQQIGHNGIQLVTISRPSAYGEYEPYEIIGSKEEFQERVLKM from the coding sequence ATGTGCTATCTAGTAGCAAAGAAATTTGAAGAAAATGGTTGTATTGCAGTGAAAACCAGGCACGGAAAAGCACTGGCTGACTTCGCTGAAAATCTTCAACAGCAAATCGGACATAATGGCATACAACTAGTGACAATCAGTCGCCCTAGCGCATATGGCGAATACGAACCTTATGAAATTATAGGAAGTAAAGAAGAATTTCAGGAACGAGTTCTTAAAATGTAA
- a CDS encoding DUF6320 domain-containing protein has protein sequence MKRSPQGERWRRLDNTAKIFPVIASKSLSSVFRISATLKEEIDPGTLQTALEEVLPEFEGFSVRLGRGFFWYYFEHNKRMPVIERETTYPCKYIDPRSSHQFLFRVSYYDRRINLEVFHAVTDGLGAVNFLKALVYRYLDLKKGWKSEHNFSQKISPDISMNVEDSYVRNYKKTEKRKYSSKSAYHIKGEPLPLDEENILHGYMGLKELKEAGKRYNVSITKFLTAALIWSIYEEFLEKKASHAPIGISIPINLRTFFDSKTMANFFAVTLIEYLSDGKDHTFPEILKTVSSQMDHNITKERMEEVISYNVSNEKKWYLRVVPLFVKWGAINYVFRKNDKAYTMTLSNIGPIDVLEEYREDVERFHMLIGVSNRQPVKCAVCSYGGEVVVTFTSVFQDTRLQDRFFDFLQSEGVPVKTESNGVPEKRDDKGMYPQIRYDQEKMKQIANVFYGLMIFMSFILGIINYATYSGSMWSVIAIGLMAYAVITVRYSLLHHSNLGAKLLMQTAAAEALWVAIDYSNGYSGWSVNYGIPSTILFADLSVVFLILVNRMNWQSYFMYQIAITVFSFIPLIFWAAGLITRPPLTIVAVTLTVILLAVTILLGDRSVKNELKRRFHI, from the coding sequence ATGAAGCGAAGTCCCCAGGGAGAGAGATGGAGAAGACTTGATAATACGGCAAAGATATTTCCCGTTATAGCAAGCAAAAGTTTAAGCAGTGTGTTTCGCATTTCAGCTACATTAAAAGAAGAGATAGATCCAGGAACCCTCCAGACAGCCTTAGAAGAGGTCCTTCCTGAGTTTGAGGGATTTTCTGTCAGGCTGGGAAGAGGATTTTTCTGGTATTATTTTGAACATAACAAGAGGATGCCTGTCATCGAAAGGGAGACCACCTATCCCTGTAAATACATTGATCCAAGGAGCAGCCACCAGTTTTTATTCCGGGTCAGTTATTATGACAGACGGATTAATCTGGAGGTTTTTCATGCAGTTACAGACGGACTGGGAGCCGTGAACTTTTTAAAGGCCTTAGTCTACCGGTATCTGGATTTAAAGAAGGGCTGGAAATCAGAGCATAACTTTTCCCAGAAGATATCCCCGGATATCTCCATGAATGTGGAGGACAGCTATGTCAGAAACTACAAAAAGACGGAAAAACGCAAATACAGCTCAAAAAGTGCTTATCATATAAAAGGAGAGCCCCTTCCTCTTGATGAAGAAAATATCCTTCATGGCTATATGGGATTAAAGGAGCTTAAAGAGGCCGGAAAGCGTTACAATGTCAGTATTACCAAGTTTCTTACGGCAGCTCTCATCTGGTCTATCTATGAAGAATTTCTGGAGAAAAAAGCGAGTCATGCTCCCATTGGAATCAGCATTCCCATTAATCTTAGAACCTTTTTCGATTCCAAGACCATGGCGAATTTTTTTGCAGTTACCCTGATTGAGTATCTATCAGACGGAAAAGACCATACCTTTCCGGAGATATTAAAAACGGTCAGCTCTCAGATGGATCATAACATTACAAAGGAAAGGATGGAGGAAGTTATCTCCTATAATGTTTCCAATGAGAAAAAATGGTATCTGCGGGTTGTTCCCCTCTTCGTGAAATGGGGAGCCATTAACTACGTGTTCCGGAAAAATGATAAAGCCTATACCATGACCCTGTCAAATATCGGGCCTATTGATGTGCTGGAAGAATACAGGGAAGACGTAGAACGGTTTCATATGCTGATTGGAGTCTCCAACCGGCAGCCGGTAAAATGCGCCGTCTGTTCCTATGGAGGTGAGGTAGTGGTCACTTTTACCTCTGTGTTCCAGGATACCAGACTCCAGGACCGCTTCTTTGACTTTTTACAGTCAGAAGGCGTACCGGTAAAAACGGAAAGCAACGGTGTTCCCGAAAAGCGGGATGATAAGGGAATGTATCCCCAGATTCGTTACGATCAGGAAAAGATGAAGCAGATTGCCAATGTTTTCTATGGTCTGATGATTTTTATGTCATTTATTCTGGGAATCATTAATTATGCCACTTATTCTGGTTCCATGTGGTCTGTCATTGCCATAGGCCTGATGGCTTATGCGGTGATTACGGTTCGATATTCCTTATTGCACCATTCCAATCTGGGTGCTAAGCTTCTGATGCAGACAGCGGCGGCAGAAGCGTTGTGGGTGGCCATCGATTATTCCAACGGCTACAGCGGCTGGTCTGTGAATTACGGAATTCCCAGTACCATTCTGTTTGCAGATTTATCCGTAGTTTTCCTGATTCTGGTAAACCGAATGAACTGGCAAAGCTATTTCATGTATCAGATTGCTATCACCGTATTCAGCTTTATCCCTTTGATCTTTTGGGCAGCGGGCCTGATTACCAGACCGCCCCTTACCATAGTCGCTGTCACATTGACGGTTATACTCCTTGCTGTCACCATTTTACTTGGTGACCGGAGCGTGAAAAATGAATTAAAGCGGCGGTTTCATATATAA